Sequence from the Pseudomonas frederiksbergensis genome:
TTCGGGAGCGACACCATGGGTTCCACTTTCAACGGCCTGGTAGGCCTGATTATCCTGGCGCTCGATATCTGGGCGATCATCAATGTACTCAAGAGTGGCGCGGGAACCGGGGCGAAGGTCCTCTGGGTATTGCTGATCCTCCTGCTGCCGGTATTGGGCCTGATCATCTGGGCGATTGCAGGGCCGCGTGGCAACGTGCGCGTCTGACCGTTCCAATAACTCTCCAATAAAAAGAAGGCCCGACAGGCCATGACCTGTCGGGCGTTTTTTTGCGCGTCGGTATCAGGCCGTTGCCAGCGACGTTTTTTGCGATGCACTCAAGAAGCGCAGCAATGCCAGCAGCGGGAAGGCGCTGCCGACGATCACTACCCACAGCCAGCCACCGTGTTCATAGACAGCGCTGGCAATCGACGAGCCGAATGCGCCGCCGACGAAGATGCTGGTCATGTACAGCGCGTTCAGTCGACTGCGGCTCTTGGCGTCGAGGGCGTAGATGGTGCGTTGGCCCAGGACCATGTTCATCTGTACGCAGAAATCCAGGACCACGCCGGTCACCGCCAGGCCAATCACGCTGTAGGCCGGATGGATGAAGGCCGGCAGGAAACTCAGGCTGGCGAACAGCATCGCCAGCAGCGAAGCGATCCGGGTATGACCGGCATCCGCCAGGCGACCGGCAATCGGCGCGGCGATGGCGCCGATGGCCCCGACCAGGGCGAACAGCGCTATTTCCGTCTGTGACAGGCCATGGTTACGGGCCAGCTCCAAGGGCACGGCGGTCCAGAACAGACTGAACGTGGCGAACATGCAGGCTTGGTAAAACGCTCGCTGGCGCAACTGCGGCTGCTGGCGCAACAAGGTGCCGAGCGAGCCCAGCAATTGGACGTAGGACGCGCTGTGGTCGGGCTGGCGCTTGGGCACGGTCAACGCGAGGACGATGCTGATGGCCGCCATCAGTGCGGCCGCGATGATGAACATCGCCCGCCAGCCGAAATGATCGGCGATGACGCTGGAGACCGGCCGAGCCAACAGGATCCCAAGCAACAGGCCGCCCATGATCCCACCGACGACCCGTCCCCGGGATTCCTCAGGCGCCAGGTGCGCGGCCAGCGGAATCAGGACCTGTACCGAGACGGAACTGAAGCCCACCAGCAGCGAGACCATGAGGAACACGTTCGGTTGCTCGGTGAACGCCGCGCCCAGCAGGCTGGCTATCGCTACCAGTGTGGTGAGGATCATCAAGCGCCGGTTTTCCAGCAGGTCGCCCAACGGCACCAGGAAAAACAGGCCCAGGGCATAACCGATCTGAGTCAGCGAGACGATCAGGCTGGCCATGGTGCTGGACAAGCCGACGTCGGGGGCGATCAGTTCGATGATGGGTTGGGCGTAGTAGATGTTGGCAACGATCGCGCCGCAGCAGAAGGCGAACAGCAGGACCATGCCGCGGGTCAGGGTGACGCCGGGCGAGGAGGGATGGGCACTCATGGCAATCTCATCGATCAATTGAAAGGATGGCGTGAGGCTAAAGATTTGCAGGGCTCTGGAACAGGGCTTTGCGACTGATATCAGTCATGCCTGTGGTTAATGGTTCAGCGAATACCCTTGTGGCGAGGGAGCAAGCTCCCTCGCCACAAGGGCTTGTTTGCCGGACTGGCTGTATCAGTACCTCATTGCCCGCTATAGATCTGATCGAAAACCCCACCGTCATTGAAATGGGTCTTCTGCACGGTGCGCCAGTCGCCGAAGGTTTTCTCTACCGACAGGAAGTCGAC
This genomic interval carries:
- a CDS encoding PLDc N-terminal domain-containing protein, encoding MGSTFNGLVGLIILALDIWAIINVLKSGAGTGAKVLWVLLILLLPVLGLIIWAIAGPRGNVRV
- a CDS encoding MFS transporter; amino-acid sequence: MSAHPSSPGVTLTRGMVLLFAFCCGAIVANIYYAQPIIELIAPDVGLSSTMASLIVSLTQIGYALGLFFLVPLGDLLENRRLMILTTLVAIASLLGAAFTEQPNVFLMVSLLVGFSSVSVQVLIPLAAHLAPEESRGRVVGGIMGGLLLGILLARPVSSVIADHFGWRAMFIIAAALMAAISIVLALTVPKRQPDHSASYVQLLGSLGTLLRQQPQLRQRAFYQACMFATFSLFWTAVPLELARNHGLSQTEIALFALVGAIGAIAAPIAGRLADAGHTRIASLLAMLFASLSFLPAFIHPAYSVIGLAVTGVVLDFCVQMNMVLGQRTIYALDAKSRSRLNALYMTSIFVGGAFGSSIASAVYEHGGWLWVVIVGSAFPLLALLRFLSASQKTSLATA